The following coding sequences are from one Anabaena sphaerica FACHB-251 window:
- a CDS encoding DUF4344 domain-containing metallopeptidase, with protein sequence MSDLFKYLHPIGLKLKILLFISILTVGIIIIFINPIVKPTQVKLISNTNAISTNSSVDATGKFQVVYTPLQRKHSIQRQERFQKYQSFEKLAQKLNRVLIMPNDVKVILGDCGAVNAYYKPSEHSITICYELIDRFTEVFMDYYQSRELNINQPEVINKVNRRVAGTTVFTFFHELGHTLIEELDLPVTGKEEDTVDEFSTILLSELGQEYAALASAIQFGLSGNQEIASVSQDLSFWDEHSLNYQRFYNIICLVYGKEPQKYDVLVEKIGIPPQRQNTCRIDYSKKLKAWRTLLSPHLRESVNLL encoded by the coding sequence ATGTCTGACCTGTTTAAATATTTACATCCTATTGGGCTGAAACTGAAAATTTTATTATTTATCAGTATTCTAACTGTGGGGATAATTATTATTTTTATCAATCCTATTGTCAAGCCAACTCAAGTTAAGTTAATTAGTAATACTAACGCAATAAGCACAAATAGTAGTGTAGATGCTACAGGAAAATTTCAAGTAGTTTATACTCCTTTACAGCGCAAACATTCTATACAAAGACAAGAAAGATTTCAAAAATATCAATCATTTGAAAAATTAGCCCAAAAGCTAAATAGAGTTTTAATTATGCCCAATGATGTCAAAGTTATTTTGGGTGACTGTGGTGCTGTCAACGCATACTATAAACCTTCTGAACATAGTATTACTATTTGCTATGAATTAATAGATAGATTCACTGAGGTATTTATGGACTACTATCAATCAAGGGAATTGAATATAAATCAACCTGAAGTCATCAATAAAGTTAATCGACGGGTAGCTGGTACAACTGTTTTTACTTTTTTCCATGAATTGGGACATACACTCATCGAAGAATTAGATTTACCTGTAACTGGCAAAGAAGAAGATACTGTTGATGAATTTTCGACAATTTTATTATCAGAATTAGGACAGGAATATGCTGCTTTAGCATCTGCTATTCAATTTGGATTATCTGGCAACCAGGAAATAGCAAGTGTAAGTCAAGATTTATCTTTTTGGGATGAACACTCTTTGAATTATCAGAGATTTTATAATATTATTTGTTTGGTTTATGGTAAAGAACCACAAAAATATGATGTTTTGGTAGAGAAGATAGGTATACCTCCGCAAAGACAGAATACTTGCCGAATAGATTACAGTAAAAAGCTGAAAGCTTGGCGGACTTTGCTAAGTCCTCACCTCAGAGAAAGTGTAAATTTATTGTAA
- a CDS encoding NADAR family protein: MTIYFYKVWQPYGCFSNFSLHPIEIEGVYWPTVEHYYQAQKFVGSDDAVIIPLIHAAPTPDEAAALGRCSTRKLRPDWEIVKIDVMRAAVLKKFLTHPEIREVLLVTGDEVLVENSPTDYFWGCGADKTGQNHLGKILMSVREEIRQLLFLTAITNS; this comes from the coding sequence ATGACTATTTACTTTTACAAAGTTTGGCAGCCCTATGGCTGTTTTTCTAACTTTTCTCTTCACCCTATCGAAATCGAGGGTGTTTACTGGCCAACAGTTGAGCATTATTATCAAGCGCAAAAGTTTGTTGGTAGTGACGATGCAGTTATTATACCCTTAATTCATGCTGCTCCTACCCCTGACGAAGCAGCCGCTTTAGGAAGATGTAGCACTCGCAAACTTCGCCCAGACTGGGAGATAGTCAAAATTGATGTAATGCGAGCAGCTGTACTTAAAAAATTTCTTACTCATCCAGAAATCCGAGAAGTGCTTTTGGTGACAGGTGATGAAGTTCTGGTGGAAAACTCACCCACAGATTATTTTTGGGGCTGTGGTGCAGATAAGACTGGTCAAAATCATCTAGGTAAAATCCTCATGAGTGTGCGTGAAGAAATTCGTCAGTTACTGTTTTTAACTGCAATCACCAATTCATAA
- a CDS encoding ATP-binding protein, with translation MISIDYIVDQPITLTNCDREPIHIPNAIQPHGIFLIFNEEDLQISQISDNTELILGYSPHELLNQSLNKLFNAEDINSIIQCLARDFEAINPLNLKVLNSQQQIIPFYGIVHRSLDNLLILELEPCNGDEPYDFFRFYQLTRQLLTKIQNADNLSTLSQLIAEEIREVTGFDRVMIYRFDEDGTGEVIAETKRDDLTPFLGLHYPDSDIPKQAKELYRLNKLRLIPDINYQPAALIPNLSPLTQTSPDLSFSVLRSVSPLHIEYLQNMKLGASMSISLLKNHQLWGLIACHHQTAKYIYYHIRTFCELVGQLMSIELKNKEETENLTDKIHLKNLLSDFVENISESENFVEVLTQNQENLLHLVKASGAAIISHDLVMLLGKTPSENQIHELLDWVIPRLQNNIYYTDCLPKVYPNAEQFKELASGVIVISITKLQRNFIIWFRPEVMQTVNWGGEPDKQKNIDEDGNLTLSPRKSFEKWQEIVKLKSLPWQKYELEAVIELRSVIVGIILKKADELALINEQLQDLNNELDAFAYIASHDLKEPLRGIHNYANFLLEDYRHQLDADGVNKLDTLMQLTTRMENLINALLHFSRLSRAELNRTNINLNDLVNNVFNIFKISQSEFNLNIQIAQNFPVVKADRVLVEEIYTNLMSNAIKYNEQPEKQIEIGWIIGKPKWSLIDHPCFQQNIPIFYVKDNGIGIREKHLDTIFRIFKRLHGQNQYGGGTGAGLTIVKKIVERHGGQIWIESKLKAGTTFYFTLVKENEQ, from the coding sequence ATGATTTCTATTGATTACATTGTTGATCAACCGATTACTCTTACTAATTGCGATCGCGAACCAATTCATATTCCTAATGCTATTCAACCGCATGGCATTTTTTTGATTTTTAATGAAGAAGATTTACAGATTTCGCAAATTAGCGATAATACTGAATTAATTCTAGGATATTCACCCCATGAGTTATTAAATCAAAGTTTAAATAAACTCTTCAATGCAGAAGATATCAATTCAATAATTCAATGTTTAGCAAGAGATTTTGAAGCAATAAATCCCCTAAATTTAAAAGTATTAAATTCACAACAACAAATCATTCCTTTTTATGGGATAGTTCATCGCTCACTGGATAATTTATTAATCCTGGAACTTGAACCCTGCAATGGAGATGAACCTTATGATTTCTTCCGATTTTATCAATTAACTCGTCAACTGCTCACCAAAATTCAAAACGCAGATAATCTCAGCACTTTAAGTCAATTAATTGCTGAAGAAATTAGAGAAGTTACCGGATTTGATCGAGTGATGATTTATCGGTTTGATGAAGATGGTACAGGAGAAGTTATTGCTGAAACTAAGCGCGATGATTTAACGCCTTTTTTAGGTTTACATTATCCTGATAGCGATATTCCCAAACAAGCCAAAGAACTCTATCGTCTAAATAAATTACGCTTAATTCCTGATATTAATTATCAACCTGCTGCTTTAATTCCTAACCTTTCTCCGTTAACTCAAACTTCACCAGATTTAAGTTTTTCGGTTTTAAGAAGTGTGTCACCTCTGCATATTGAATATTTACAAAATATGAAATTAGGTGCATCTATGTCTATTTCTTTATTGAAAAATCATCAGTTATGGGGCTTAATTGCTTGTCATCATCAAACAGCTAAATATATTTATTATCATATCAGAACTTTCTGTGAATTGGTTGGACAATTGATGTCTATCGAATTAAAAAATAAGGAAGAAACGGAAAATTTAACTGATAAAATACACTTAAAAAACCTGTTATCTGATTTTGTGGAAAATATCTCAGAATCAGAAAATTTTGTTGAAGTGTTAACACAAAATCAAGAAAATTTACTGCACTTAGTTAAAGCCAGTGGCGCAGCGATTATTTCTCATGATTTAGTCATGCTATTGGGAAAAACTCCCTCGGAAAATCAAATTCATGAATTACTAGATTGGGTTATTCCTCGTCTGCAAAATAATATTTATTATACGGACTGTTTACCCAAAGTTTATCCAAACGCAGAACAGTTTAAAGAATTAGCATCTGGTGTAATCGTTATTTCTATTACTAAACTGCAACGCAATTTTATTATCTGGTTTCGTCCTGAAGTTATGCAAACTGTAAATTGGGGAGGTGAACCTGATAAACAAAAAAACATTGATGAGGATGGTAATCTCACACTTTCACCGCGTAAATCCTTTGAAAAATGGCAAGAAATTGTCAAATTGAAAAGCTTACCCTGGCAAAAATATGAACTTGAAGCAGTGATTGAATTACGCAGTGTGATTGTCGGAATAATTCTGAAAAAAGCAGATGAATTAGCATTAATAAATGAACAATTACAAGACCTCAACAATGAACTAGATGCTTTTGCATATATCGCTTCCCATGATTTGAAAGAACCGTTAAGAGGTATTCACAATTATGCAAATTTTTTGTTAGAAGATTATCGTCATCAATTAGATGCAGATGGGGTGAATAAATTAGATACTTTAATGCAATTAACAACGCGAATGGAAAATCTAATTAATGCCTTACTACATTTTTCTCGCTTATCTCGTGCTGAATTAAACCGGACTAATATTAACTTAAATGATTTAGTTAATAATGTTTTTAATATTTTCAAAATCAGTCAATCTGAGTTTAACCTTAATATCCAAATAGCTCAGAATTTCCCAGTTGTCAAAGCTGATCGCGTTTTAGTAGAAGAAATTTACACCAACTTAATGAGCAATGCCATTAAGTATAATGAACAGCCTGAAAAACAAATAGAAATTGGGTGGATAATAGGTAAACCAAAATGGTCATTAATTGATCATCCTTGTTTTCAGCAAAATATTCCAATTTTTTATGTAAAAGATAATGGCATTGGCATCAGAGAAAAACATTTAGATACTATTTTTCGCATATTTAAGCGTTTGCATGGACAAAATCAATATGGAGGAGGAACAGGTGCAGGGTTAACCATAGTCAAAAAAATTGTGGAAAGACATGGAGGACAAATTTGGATAGAGTCAAAATTAAAAGCAGGAACGACATTTTATTTTACACTTGTCAAAGAAAATGAACAGTGA
- a CDS encoding DUF2243 domain-containing protein, protein MKAKNEANKGITLLIAAGIFLGLGLGGFIDGILLHQILQWHHMISNVQPLTTISNIDLNMVWDGLFHALDWILTVIGVILLWQAGKREDVAWSSQTFVGSLLIGTGLFDLVEGLIDHQILGIHHVKPGPNQLAWDLGFLALGALLIIIGWIMIQRNKIVISH, encoded by the coding sequence ATGAAGGCTAAGAATGAGGCAAATAAAGGAATTACACTACTAATTGCTGCGGGAATTTTCCTTGGTTTAGGACTGGGAGGCTTTATTGATGGCATCTTGCTGCATCAAATTCTCCAATGGCATCACATGATCAGTAACGTTCAACCACTAACAACCATCTCAAATATAGATTTAAACATGGTCTGGGATGGTTTATTTCATGCTTTAGACTGGATATTGACTGTGATAGGTGTAATTTTACTGTGGCAAGCTGGCAAGCGTGAAGATGTTGCTTGGTCATCACAGACTTTTGTTGGGTCACTACTTATCGGTACTGGGTTGTTTGATTTGGTTGAAGGACTTATAGACCACCAAATTCTCGGTATCCATCATGTAAAACCAGGTCCCAATCAGTTAGCTTGGGATTTAGGATTCTTGGCTTTGGGAGCATTGCTGATAATTATAGGCTGGATCATGATCCAAAGAAATAAAATAGTCATTAGTCATTAG
- a CDS encoding response regulator — protein MKILCVEDDRNIAQLLQITLSKQRYQIELAQDGQAGWNLAEVYTYDLILLDVMLPKLDGITFCKQLRTNQSSNLNPNRDTPVILMTALDAVTNKVMGLDAGADDYLAKPFEIDELLARIRALFRRNQTQKTPLLTWGDLSLNPNSCEVTYREKPIYLAAKEYEILELFLRHPEQIFSTNRLLDRLWTGDEFPSEGAVRAHIKGLRQKLKKAGVRDILETIYKQGYRLKQPELLSKDCQEEITSVVSVASELKAIWEKYRDSYSDRLSIIEQAITSLENGTLTPTQQREAEKEAHTLIGSLGCFGLDTASQISRQIQQLLKQEQELEATEIAHLGQLITQLQQEISQYGCENQAECLSSASTIPSASLLIVDDDLPLAKQMAMEATNWGFQAKIAVNLQQAQEFLAHHFDVILLDINFPDSTENGLDFLAIIRKQYPEIPVVMLTAENSFAQRVEAARLGSKCFLQKPISPSQVLATVIQAIQQVKQPIARLLIVDDDPGLLNLLRTLLEPSGYHLTLLDQPHKFWETLEQTVPDLLILDVEFSVVYLSHQNSEQVNVWSGFDLCSVVRTDARWNRLPVLFLSAHTDIETIQRSFIVGADDFLTKPIVPTELLTRVRTRLEQRQLWKLTEIDALTGLSLRRKVLQDLTRLLQLAQRQQQPFSLAMLDLDNFKSINDQYGHEMGDRVLNYFGKLLNQSFRQEDVVGRWGGEEFVVGMYGTSREDGIGRLAQVLQQFSQNLFTVQNGTKFKVTFSAGIAQVPDDAKDLQTLYQKADIALYQAKAQGRNCICSAH, from the coding sequence GTGAAAATTCTTTGTGTTGAAGATGATAGAAATATTGCCCAACTGCTACAAATAACGTTGTCCAAACAACGCTATCAGATTGAGTTAGCCCAAGATGGACAAGCAGGATGGAATTTAGCGGAAGTTTATACTTATGATCTGATTCTCTTAGATGTGATGTTACCGAAATTGGATGGCATTACTTTCTGTAAACAACTCCGCACTAATCAGTCTTCTAACCTTAATCCTAATCGAGACACACCAGTAATATTAATGACAGCATTAGACGCAGTGACAAATAAAGTCATGGGCTTGGATGCTGGTGCTGATGATTACTTAGCCAAACCTTTTGAGATAGATGAATTATTAGCTCGAATTCGAGCCTTATTCAGAAGAAATCAAACACAAAAAACACCTTTATTAACTTGGGGTGATTTGTCACTAAACCCGAATAGTTGTGAAGTCACATATCGAGAAAAGCCGATTTATCTAGCTGCTAAAGAATATGAAATACTAGAATTATTTCTGCGACATCCTGAGCAAATTTTTAGCACTAATCGTTTACTAGATCGGCTCTGGACAGGAGATGAATTTCCCAGTGAGGGAGCAGTCCGCGCACATATTAAAGGTTTACGGCAAAAACTTAAAAAAGCGGGTGTTCGAGATATATTAGAAACGATTTATAAACAAGGGTATCGGCTCAAACAGCCGGAACTTTTAAGCAAAGACTGTCAAGAAGAAATTACCTCTGTTGTTAGTGTTGCGTCGGAACTAAAAGCTATTTGGGAGAAATATCGCGATTCTTATAGCGATCGCCTCTCTATCATAGAACAAGCCATTACCTCTTTAGAAAATGGCACACTCACACCCACACAACAACGGGAAGCGGAAAAAGAAGCACATACCCTAATTGGTTCTTTAGGTTGTTTTGGTTTAGATACAGCTTCGCAAATTTCCCGCCAAATTCAGCAACTTCTTAAACAAGAGCAAGAATTAGAAGCAACAGAAATTGCACATTTGGGACAACTGATAACGCAGTTACAGCAGGAAATTTCACAATACGGCTGTGAAAATCAAGCAGAATGTTTATCTTCAGCCTCTACTATTCCTTCAGCATCACTGCTGATTGTAGATGATGACTTGCCCTTAGCCAAGCAGATGGCAATGGAAGCAACAAATTGGGGTTTTCAAGCTAAAATTGCCGTTAATCTCCAACAAGCACAGGAATTTTTAGCTCATCATTTTGATGTGATTTTATTGGATATCAATTTTCCTGATTCTACAGAAAATGGGTTAGATTTTTTGGCAATAATACGTAAGCAATACCCAGAAATTCCCGTTGTCATGCTGACTGCTGAAAATTCTTTTGCTCAACGAGTAGAGGCAGCACGTTTAGGAAGTAAATGTTTTTTACAAAAACCCATTTCCCCAAGTCAAGTATTAGCAACTGTAATCCAAGCAATACAGCAAGTGAAGCAGCCTATCGCTAGGTTATTAATTGTTGATGATGATCCAGGTTTGCTAAATCTTCTCCGTACTTTGTTAGAACCATCTGGCTATCACTTGACTCTTTTAGATCAACCTCATAAATTCTGGGAAACACTAGAGCAAACAGTTCCTGATTTGTTAATTTTGGATGTTGAATTTAGTGTAGTTTATCTCTCTCATCAGAACAGTGAACAAGTTAACGTTTGGAGTGGGTTTGATTTGTGTTCAGTAGTCCGTACTGATGCCCGATGGAATCGTTTACCTGTTTTGTTTTTATCTGCTCACACTGATATTGAAACTATCCAACGTAGTTTTATAGTTGGTGCTGATGATTTTTTAACTAAACCAATTGTACCAACGGAATTACTAACCCGTGTGCGAACCAGGTTAGAACAACGCCAACTGTGGAAATTGACAGAAATAGATGCGCTCACAGGATTAAGTCTGCGGCGAAAAGTATTACAGGACTTAACAAGATTGCTACAGTTAGCACAACGACAACAACAACCTTTTAGTTTAGCAATGTTGGATTTAGATAACTTCAAATCTATTAATGATCAATATGGGCATGAAATGGGAGACCGTGTTCTCAATTATTTTGGTAAACTTCTCAATCAATCCTTTAGACAGGAAGATGTCGTTGGGCGTTGGGGTGGTGAAGAATTTGTGGTAGGAATGTATGGTACATCTAGAGAAGATGGAATAGGACGATTAGCACAAGTGCTTCAGCAATTTAGTCAGAATTTATTTACTGTACAAAATGGAACTAAATTTAAAGTAACATTTAGTGCAGGAATCGCTCAAGTTCCTGATGATGCCAAAGATTTACAAACACTTTACCAAAAAGCAGATATTGCACTCTACCAGGCAAAAGCACAGGGAAGAAATTGTATTTGTTCAGCACATTGA